The following is a genomic window from Puntigrus tetrazona isolate hp1 unplaced genomic scaffold, ASM1883169v1 S000000373, whole genome shotgun sequence.
AATCATGGTTAGTGAtagttttaatctcttttttccTTATAGTATGAAGCatgaaaaaaatagcaaaaacccCTATGCTGAAAAGTTGGCCAGTTTGTCAGATTTTATGCCGTTTTGTTCAGTGGTTTATTTTGAACTATTCACTCAAACAAACGCTCCCCGTAAAACGTTATTCGCAAAAAGCAATCCAAATGTCTGTGACCGCAGTCGTCTAAAGCGGCCCCTTCCTGGGGTCAGGATTTAGCTTCTGAGCTCCTCGCTGGGGGCCTGGAGATAGAAGAAGGTCCCCTCCGTTTCATCCCCCACACCGGGGCCCCAGGAGCCCTAACAGATGAcggtgaggaggaggaggagaaggacgATGAAGAGGCTGCGTTTTTATGGGTAACCCTGCAGCGGCGGCTTCTAAGGATAGCATGGAGTGTAAACTAACACCTGACCCGTATCTGCGTCTGTTTGCACGAGTCACGCTAGGGCCAAAACAACCCTGCAGAGTGTGTGACTGGTTCTGCACCAACATACAGCAGTCTGTAAGAGTAGTACACTAAGCTTTAGTCCTTTACACAGGTGCACACTCATCGTAAAAGTCTGATTGTTAAAGCATGTATTGTGCGCAAGTGTTTGTAAACCATGTGACCGAATCCAACGTTAACTCGATCATATGATGGATCATAACAGAGAGTTTGCAGTCTGTTACAAATTAAAGCACCGATCATATACTGTTGTACATTAACAGCGGTAAAATCAGGCGATATTTGCGTTGTTTTGTGGATGCTCTGATAATGAAACCACTTTAAACAACTTCTGCTCGGTGTAAATGACTGTGTGTTCCTGTCATCCAACAGGAGGCGCTGTGTGACGAAGACATGTCCTCTATAGATCCGAAAGACCCAAACCGCCCGCGGTTTACCCTGCAAGAGCTGCGTGACGTCCTGCACGAGCGCAATGAGCTGAAAGCTAAAGTCTTCATGCTGCAAGAGGAAATCGCATATTACAAAAGGTCAACCATTTTAATACTTGACCTCAAGCCAGTCAGCCATATCTCTTTAAAAAGGCTTGTGAGAAATTgcatacatgcatttaataaatacacgGAATGTTATGTGAAATTCAGACATTTATGATAATGTTACTAGCTAGTTATGCATTActaattttaaatgaagcatgaaagcttgtttttttgcacataaaaaatattaaaaaaggtaaatgcaatttatttttctcGCAGgtctgagaaataaaatagtGAAAATTGAGATGCAAATTCACAATCGCCAGAAAAAAGAACGAGATACACATTCATAATCGGAAAAGAAATTCCAAAAAGTCACAGTTGCTTTTTTTGCAGAAACTTTAAAGAATTctgaaatttgtttataattctaaattataaaaggatataattttttccatgtttattttgtggGAGAAATGAAAAATTGTGTGAATTCAGAAATtgaaattgtgagaaataaacttgaatttgaagaaaaaacGCACATGAcgcacatttaaaaattgcaattatgagggggaaaaaatctgaaattctAATGACTAACATATTTTTTGATCGCGTTTGTAGTGACGAACAGGAAGAGGAAACAGGCCCACCGCTCCCAGACCCCTCTCCTGTCCTTCGGCCAAGCTCACGCTCCAACTTTCAGCCTGAGTCGGGGATAAAACGACTGTGCGTACTGCTACAAGAGCCAaacgtacacacacatgcacacttttattaaaaatttagggccagatttactaaacaacACAAATTAGCATGAGAGCACAATCCCATGAAAACGCAGATggaagtagaaaaaaaatctgtttgtgaTTTACTGACAATGCACGAAATAAAGAACACAAATGCAGTCAGGTCATTTTCACAATGGCTGACACAAGAAACCAAGAGCAGTGCGAACAAACAGAGCCAATGCTGGTGCAAAACCATTACCAAATGCATTTTGGGCTCATAAACAGCTGTTTTGCTGACGAGCACGAATGTATTAAATCACGATTCATTTAAGCGCTCTCCTCCCATAGATGTTGTGCCTTAAAGAAACACTCCTACAGATGCTATGCAAGAAGGTCATTCACAAAAATGACTCTTCACTCCTTTTCAGCTCTTATTGTTCACTGCGTGTCTTTAGTAAATCCTAACAGCAGTGTTTAAAACCAAAAGATGTTAGTAAATCTGTCCCTTTTTttgttgtcctttttttttacccacTTATAAAAGCCTTTGCATCAGCAGCGCAAATATGTTGCCCAAAAATGTccgtttatttcttttttagaaatgttcacaaatgtatgcatttattcaaaacaacttACATTTCACTCCCAAGTATGCATTTTACCAGCTCATGCGTTTTGGGAATTTAGAAGTTAAACGCAAGACCGTTCGAAAACAGTTACACGTTGACTAAACTGCAAATGTAGAGTTTTATGACATGTTATGACACATCCACGTACCCTTGTTTTACTAAAATCCTAAGGCATGACCGTCATTAATGCTGCCGTATGCATCTGCGTCTAAGCAGTAGGACGTGACCAAATGAAGCAGAATGACGCTGCAGGTGTATCTGGGTGTATCTTCTCTTTGCTCAACTCTCCATATCTGTGCCTCTTTGTAACAGGATCTTCACAGCCATTATGCCGATGGTGGCGGCTGGGTTGATTCCAGATGACCCCACTTTACAGCCAATCAGACGACTTATTTCCCTTGTACGACCTTTTGGTGGTTCACCTTTGTGTTCTTTGCTGTTTTAACACTTTATCCTCCCTGCATGCGATGGAGCTGCATGGCCCACTCATCCCACCCCTTATTAGAGCCACTGACTGTAAAGAGcacattctgattggctgattgtgGGGCTGTCTGTGCGACCGATCAGCAGGAGGATCGTTAGGATCAGCCAGTCAGAATCAAAGTCCCGCTCACTCCTCTAACACTCGTGCTGCGCAGTAACCACTACATAACATGGTTTCTGTATACTAGCCACTAAAGAGCGCTTTTGTAGAGGTGTAGGGAGATTAAACGCTTGATTGTCGCTGCTTGTATGAGCTGAAATGTGTCACGCTAGAGCACAGATACATGGCaaacatttctgagatgctTTTTGTAACTAGATCTGAGCAGACCGTAGTGAGGCTGTCGAAATGAGGTTATggtataataatttaaaatgtgtagcTTATTTCATGCCAAAATTTTAAGCAAgcattttaaacgcagctaaaaaagttatatataaataagtgtgtgtaaatatattatgtgtatatatatatatatatatatatatatatatatatatatatatatatatatatatatataatttattttaatataaatgtatattaatataaatagtagtttaatataaatgtcatttaattatggtttttgcatgttatttgtattttttgtcaaTTGAAAAtgagtgaatatatatatgtgtgtgtgtgtgtgtaatacaaatgtataacagaaaaataatgcatacagTGACATGATTTTTATGCAAATGGTTGCAACAATAGTTCTATTAAGGGCCAAagtaattataatgaaaatataatgcaattagtcaataaaaatatgcataaatatgtgcaaatttttattttattacattacaaaaaaaatcaatcattttatttgtgttcacattttcttaaaggaacagttcgcccaaaaatgaaaataatttattcacccttgAGTACTTCCAAAATCTGTGTGGTcggaaaaaatactatggaattCAATGGtaacaaactttcttcaaaatatatttttttgtgttcagcagaacaaagtaATTCATGCAGATTTGGAGCTACTCGAGgttcagtaaatgatgacacaattacaatttttgggtgaactgttcatttaaagtacagtgttgaaattaattaattatgctGTTCAattctaatttttaatttttttttgtaaattattatatataaaaaaactccaaacagcagtttgttttgaaaacagtGCAAAGGTCTTTAGATTTtggtgtgaaatattttttcgtGAGCGTAATCTGCATTATTGTCAATATGAAATCACACTTGAAATGTGCTAAAAAGTAACAAACACAACTCTCAAATATTTCCGAAGCCGTCTCATAATTTACGGACACATTCACGCACGACGACGCAAACCAGCTTTGCTGACGCCCTGCCTTGTGTTCACAGGTTTAGCTTCTTTTCCCGCGACAAAAACCGAGGCTCCCAGAGGAGGATGCCACCGATGGGGGACGGCTTCGGCTCGTGGGCCGGGAAAGATGACGTGTACACAGAACAGGCCCAGGAGGCGTTACAGCACATGTAACCAACACGCCGCTCCACTAACCGCTAACCTGCACCATGTGACCGTATGCCACGTTTACGCTCCCTTTCATGGTCGCTTTCACAGCACAACGTCTGCAAGCAGACGATACAGAGCTCACAAAGGGAACACGGGGGGACGGGGCCCGTTTAGAGTTACTGACAGATTGCGGCCCTCACCTTCGCCCAAAGATAACTGCGAGGGAGTTTTTATGTGCCTATTTCGTTAGATAGTTAGACATGTTATTGCTTTTGCAAACGACAAGTTACTGTAAGTAGATGACGTGGACGAGCAGACGTTTAAAGAGAAGATGCCTTCAGTAGATGAGATAcatatctatttttaattcaaattgaaTTATGAGTGAAAATATGcacatggttaaaaaaaaaagatatttagatttttagttgCTACACCCAGGCCAGAGATGGTCTGAAAAGGATAGCGGCATTATCTGTTggaattattatgtttataactttttttggaaattgcaCCGTAGCCTGATTCTTTTGGCACAccgattttttttaaaaagaatatcaAAGTATTCGTTCTGTTGACATGCAtcacagaaaatcattttaactagTCCCTCGGGTTTGTAACAACAAACAGACATGTATATGCAGCAATGCGCTTGATATGGAGGCGTATGGGGCAGAACAAAaagagcagagaaaaaaaacccttctaTTAATTCCCATGTGTTTTGTAGGAagagaaaaacagcaatattgtgaaaacgctagtataatttaaaattacgAATAAactcttttacattttcaaatgtaattcattcgTATGatcaaagctgagttttcagcatcgttactgcGGTCTTCTGTGTCACGTGATCcgtcagaaatcattctgattggctgttcaaGAAACACTTCTTGTTGTGGAACACATTTTgcttcaaaactttttttttcgcGCAAAATAtagtacttttaaataatagaagcaaagattcttttaaacaaaatcaatataaaagcaaaattgaccctaaaacttattttttacGTGTGTACTTGAACATTTCTCTTATTGAAATGCCCTATATACTTCTGTCGTTCATGCATTAGCCTGtatgatttagttttatttatttatttttcttttacaaactgGCAAGTCGGATGCATTTTGGGTGGTAACTGACAGTCTTTAAACCCTGGAATCACGAAACAAAGCTTTACGTGCATCGAGTGTTACTGCAGTGCATTAAAACAGAACGATATTAATAATCCATAGTTCGCTATTGGCATCTGAAGTATCTATCACATGGACAAATGTCATTCACCAGCGGTTTTGCATTGCTTGAATGGTGCTTTCACTGGCAATAATAGAAGGTTTGAGTGAAAGCATGGAAATGCGTGACTATGTTAAAGTGTGCTGATAAAGGCAGCTTTGTAAGCTAGAAAAATACATGCCTGTGGGCCTTAAATCAATTGTTGAACAGCTAGTACTCCACTCAACTGAGAATGTCATCCAGCAAAAAGAACTGGATCAAATGTATCTTTATGAAGGATTATGCATAACTCATCTCATTGtgtattaaactattttataccATGCGTTGTAAGAAACTGCTGctcttcattttaaacattttggaaTCATTGAAAAGTTATTCGTAGaacagattgttttttttagaacacGTCTaattactaaaatttaaatttaaagaacattttgtggttaaaaaaaatgaacattcaatCATTCTTTACTAAGaacaataacagcatttttttaaacctacttcaaatttatttggaaaaaaataagttgGGTTCAAAAGAGGTTTCCTTCTCTCTCCAAGGCGGTTTTTATTCgatcaaattattatattgcgaaatgttatcatttaaaaataattgcatttaactgggatatattttaaaatgtaatttattcctgaaatgtcagcatcatttctccagtcttcagtgtgacgtgatccttcacaaatcataTACTTAAGTAATATACTTATTTGCTGctcagaaaaacatttctgattccGTGGAAACCACTTTTAGGTTTCTTTGGTGAATAGAAAGCTTTTCTTGTTTagttaaacttttatttcaaatgaataattcacatcagtggtaaaaaaaaaaaaaaagaaaagtcccGAATAAGAAAAGTGTGCAAAGCTTCATTCACGATCTCTGTAAGAATCTCTTTGTCTTCTGCTGGAGTCTCTCTCTCGGCTTCGGTTGCGCTGGTGTCTCGAGTCTCTTTTCTCTTTGTGGTAACCTCTATCACTACCTCGATCCCAGTCGCTTCTCCTCTCCCGCCATCGTCCGTGTTCCCTATCTTGCTCTTGGTCTCTTTGTCTCTCCTCCCTCCCACTCGACGGATCCCATCTATCCGCTGATCTGTTTTGGGGCATCATGGACGTCAGATTGATGGGTTTCCGGAAAGGTCTATCCCTCCCTCCAAACCTCAGCTGACCCGATTCCTTTTTCCCCCCCTGGCCTCCTCCGAGTCGCCTCGGGATCCATCCTTGGAGCGTGCGCTCTTGTTCGAAGTCCACGAAGAGCTCATATTGGTCCACCACCAGCTTGCTGGCGTCTCTCCAGGCTCTCTTCACCGAGCGCTCCTCCTTGTACTCGATGAAAGCGTAACGCTTGGAGAAACCCGTCACGATGTCCCGGACCAGACGTACCCTGCGGATGTCTCCAAACTTGGAGAAGACTTCCTGGAGCTTGTCCTCGGACGTCTGCGGATTGAGGCGTGCCACGAACAGCGTCAGGAGAGGGTCACCGGTCACCCCCTTGTTAGGCTGGTAACGGGCCATCATGGCCCTCCACACGGCTTTGTCGTGGGGCTCCACATCTGTGCCGTCGATGCTGCCCGCTTTGAGAGGGTCGTAAACCTTTGCCACGGGACTCCACTCACTCATCATCTGAGGGTGGAGAGTTATGGTTACAGTTTTAAGATTGAATTCAGCAACATTATTTATGCAATAATTCATGCAAAATCaagttcctaaaaaaaaaaaaaaaaaaatcaaaaaataattatcttgGTATTTAAAGGATTCTTCGAAATAattcatgcatcaagttcctaaaaaaaatgttttaattaaaaaaaatttttaaatgataattttgGTATTTAAAGGATTCTTCCAAATAATTCATGCAATTCAGTtcctaaataaattaaaatttataataaacctatttaaaagtttgaacacacacacatatatatatatgttcactCAAAAACGACTCGTATATAAAAtttaagtgtattattttacattttgtaaaatatttgtataaaatactaaattacaCAGATTAATTTATGCAATAATTGCATTACAATTATAAcgtattattttacatttggttAAAtatctgtacatttaaaatttttattttttatattattatttattcatcctgTCATATGGATGGAAACCTCTAATGGAAAGAAATAACCAGCATATCGGTGTGTGTCAGTAAATAATAcagacaataatacaaacacaataataacaacCAAAGACTAGGGAAATCGTTTTAATAATTGGTGGCTTGTTtgactttaaatgtgaaatgacaCGAACAAAACATGATGATCTAGATCAGGGGTGGCCAACCCTGCTCCTGTCGATCGACTGgcctgcaaagtttagcttcaactctaatcaaacacatcttttaattttcaagagATCGTGAACGCCTTCATTAGTCGCTttgggtgtgtttgattagatcTGGAGCTAATCTTTGCACTACAGTCGATCGCCAGCAGACTTGAGCACCCCTTACTTAAATCATCATCCGAAAATAATCCAAATACCATCATGTGCTTTAGTATAAACGGCAAATTATGACCGTGTCTAACTTGTATGCGTACTTTTTAAGCGCTGCCTTCTTCTCTGACCCGATTGAGAAGATGCTGCTTTTTAAATTGGTTGCCAAGCTAGCTGATGTTAGCAATCTCTGTACGTTAAGAGCTCACGGCCATATCCTGTCGAAATCAATTGCTGTGCGTATTACGGATAACTTTTCGTTTTTACTTATCTCAAACATTTTCCGCAGTACAATAACGGAAAAAGCACGGAAACAAACCTTGCCTGTGCGTCTTCCAAATCTGTCCGTGCGGAAACTCCGGCTGAGCTCGACCGGCCCTGCCCGCGTCTATGACGTCACCCGGTTTACCCGCGAAATCCATTGTCGCTCACGCACGTGCTTATTCAAATAAtcgctttatttaaaaagtctatGTACACGTATATGAAAAGTCTGTGTACACGTAAATCTgggcttaataaaaaaatttaacttgACATTATAAAAATGGTAATTCAAACTAAGAAATTCAGCTCTATTTGTAGGCCATTAAACTTATGCTAAGACCGTGATTATCATATAAAGAATATTAGGACTGTGTCAAGACTTCTGGACACTACTGTATACAAAAACAGACGAAAAGCACtgcataaaatcatttatttaaacaatgcatCTACCATCTCATACAGATTGATTGGAACACTCTCCGTCTGAGCTTTTGGTCATCAAcactcagtttttttttacgttttttttttttttgtgtgtaacaGGTACAGCTTTTGTTCAGGTTAATCACGACACACTCAGCATTGTACAACGgtaacatttcaaatgatatCAAAGTTTGGTTTCACATTCCAGTTTTCTGAACCTTTTAAAATGCCGCTCCTTTTAGCATCACCGGCTTCCTGCGTCAAACATAAACGTTTgggcattataaataattattgctaAGCCTCTAACTACCTTAGATTAGATTAAGAAAACTCttataaaaatgcagaaagttgGACTATAACTGCATGCTTTGGAAGCACTGATCTaccaatatataaaatatacaaaaagaaatgtgCCGAAACTAGCATGTCATAGAGCAGGATAAATATCTTAAAAGTAGGACACGTCGAATATGTACCGCGATCTAACGTGTTTGACATGTAAGTCACTGTGTGACATACTCATACACTTACTAGCCCAAAACATTCTGTTTACTAAggcaataattacattaaaaactgtCTAGTTAAGAaacaaggtgttttttttccctcctcttgATACATTAATGCTTTAGCCACGGGTGAGCTTCTATCGAGGCTTTGCTGCGGTCGCCATAGTCGTAAAGAAGTTCTTCTCCTTCCTGGATGTCTCTGGAGGCCACGAGGATGAGGTGAGGTATTCCATTAATATCGTGGAGTTTGGTTTGACAATTGCCGTTTTTACTGTGGTTAATGAGCCTTCCCAATCGATCCGACTCCTTCGTAGCGTCCACGCTGTCGGGGGAAGAGATGTGCAGAGATTTCAGACGAGCTCATTGAAAGGAAAACGGAAAATTGCCGACATATTTATTCTCCCTCACACCGTCCCAGACGGGTCCGTTTCGTCaccagaacagatttggagaaatttagcgcCGCCTCCcttgcggtgaatgggtgccgtcggaatgggGGTACAGTCTGATGTTAAAACGTCTTAATGcaggatttgtttattacaaacactcgGCTTTTCACCTCACGAGATAATTGATGGACCGTAGTGGTGTGGATTGCgatatttttaaatcagctgtttgacggcacccattcactgcggtAAAAAGGTATCGCAAACGGTTTAAATTTTGACTTCAGAATagtttaaatgctaaataacagACTAAAATGGTAAAAAGATGAATGACTTTCTTTACCATACATGCATATACTAAAAATCTAATGGGATATTACATGTAGAGTTAATAATTACGTTATTTCAGTGGCATCTGCAttaccatgatggtgttttgaCACCTTCACCTTGTACAGGACTTGTTAAAATGTTGCTACTGTATTTCATACGATAGACACAGATTGCTTTTTACAGTAAACTGGTGCGGTACCTACCAATATGTCTTGCTGAGATACTGGAAGTAATACATGTAGCAGCCGGTGGTTGGATCTTGTGCGTATAAAGCCTCCCTTTTTTTGGCGTCCGTTATCTGCAGCAGATCTCCATGATACTCCACTACATACTGGCCTTTCTGGAACGTCTGCGTGGCGAAAACCCCCCTGCCTTTTCCTTCGATGTATCTGACCTGTCAAGAACAACACGAAGGCACGTTTGCATGCATCCATCCAGCAGAGTTTCGCGTAAACCTGAATTCATCACGTCCAAAATTACCATCATTCCATTCTCAATCCCGTTTGTGATCAGCATGTCTATGTGCCTCTTCTCTTCACACTGGCGGAAGAAAACAAGCCtatgcattaatattacaattttggCTGATCTAACGCCAAAAtgataatattacaaaaaaagtaaaaaaatccgAGCACTACCTTCAGTTCACTTTTGCTTTTTCTGGAGCTTCGTCTGATGGGGTAATAATCTGTGACCTTCCGGTTTTGAGGGCTCTTGGTATCAGCactgcaagacaaaaaaaaaaataaaattattcatacTACAGTAATTTATATACTATAGATATTTGCTGCATGCCAGTTGGCCTACATATACTACGCCCTAAAAGTTTGTACTACATTTGTGAAGAAAAAGTAGATACTTTTGAGTATGTAGCAGAAAAGTAGGCACTCTTTGGGACATACTACGTCTTTGTAGTTGTTGCTTAGTTACTATATAAACCAATCATCTCGTCACAGTTAACATTCTCCacatgttgtttattttgattatacAAGTTCACAGTGTTGCTGCAgattaaataatgtgtgtaacattaaagtaatatttttaatcaggtTAGACATTGATCATTTACTCGAATCCCTTTCTCTACCTGTCTGTCGTTGTGCATATCTgccatttttgtagtttttttaacaCTTATGCGCGTTTGTAGTTAGAATCAAAACCTGGTCCACTGTGTAGTGTGATGTGGGCAATATTAGCCGTTAGAAAACGTGCATTGACCTACACTTTCAATTTTTATCTGAAGTAGTAGACCACCCAGGAATCTTTGgcatagtttttaaaaacatacaatgaTTTGGCACATACTAATACTAAGTTTGAATACGATTAAGTAtgcaaaacaatgtaaaaacaaaacataatattttagtatCGTTGACATGCAATTATTAcaatgcaattattaattataatttttttaaatatattttgagtttGATTTTATGCTCGTTTGCATtgcaaatttttaaaatgaagaattttgctgtgcatttttgttaatacatggatagatttttttgtacttaactaaaaaaaaaaataataataactgaaataatatatgtatataattatgttGTAGTTACTAATGACGATGGACATACAAAAGTAATCTTGCGATAATTAAAATTCTATGAATTAAATCAAAGCTAGAAAGTTGCTCATTTAGCAGCTGAACAaaactggaaaataaatgaatgacttGAAGCACGTTTCAGCCAAAAATGTTACCCTGAGATTCAAATACAATCGCTGACTTACATTCTCTTTGCAGATTTCTTTACTTTAACTTTGCGACAGGCTCGTTTCCTCTGACTGGAGGAAGTGATGTCACTGCTGGCGTGGATGTAGGATGCAGTGCAGTGCAGCTGATGCGTCTGCTCCTCGGCTCTGTGCACCGAATGCTGCAGCTCTTCATTCACAGCCATTTTTGGGAGGATGAACTCACCATTCACAGTACTGCCTCTCCTGGCTgcaatacacacaaatgcagtgAACGTCACCGACGCCAAGAGACAAATCAAGCACTTATTTAACTCCGTCCTTACGGTCTCCATGCTTCTGTGGCTCGTTTTGCGTGCAGAATAATCGTGAAGTTTTGCCGTCCTGGATGAGTTTGACGGAGATGGCTTCATGGTGCTGTGATTTGGAGCTGCTGTGTTGTAAGAGGCGGTGAAATGGCGAGCGTCCGTTGCATATGACGTCCTGCAAAACAGTGAGATTTAGAAAGGATGCACCAACTGACTCGTGTTTTCTGTGCGACTAAGtaggtgcgtgtgtgtgtgtgtgtgtgtgtgtgtgtgtatatatatatatatatatgtgtgtatatgtatatagctcttggttttctgtttaattgcatttttatttttccaagcaaaaaataaatacattttcccctgatttacagaaaacaccCACTAAagtgtcattcagtgtaacccTTTTGCcaggcatatttacaaaagACATTACTTTCACACCAAATACTAATTTCTGGTAATTTAGTTTCAATTTTGCTTATTTGTCAAATAAggtggttttattttaatatgcccCCCTACTCTTTTATATGACATTGTGTTACACCGaatgaaatgtaacattatttgaaCCAAaggttgacattttattcttcaaaagCTAAACTTGTATATAAAACGTACGTTAAATTTGGTGTAAATATGAAAACgtaattatgttaataaaaagaaaaacaaattaaaatttactCCATTACTTCCTGCACTATCATTTACATAACATGTAAATACTTATCAGTGTACAATGATTATAAGatgtgtttatacatttttattttattatttctattacgAAACATCTTCTTTGTGTccgtaaaaaaataataaataataataaaattatatatatatatatatatatatatatatatatatatatatatatatatatatatatatctcaagtAAAAATTTTTGTGTGGCAACATCAAACATCTTTCTGGTTCCAATTACTGTAACATtaacaattatataaataatactgaataaaaataacagcgAAAAGaagttgtaaaataaaaaaaatacatatgtagCGCTAGGCCACTAAccaaaaagcattacaaaccgCATAACATGTAACTATAGTGATGTAACTTTAACATGTTATTGATAGTTGCAGATCACGCCCACATCGGGCCTGTAAACAGCTGCGCTCGCGCGGTTAATAACGTCGCACGCCGCAGCGCTATTGTCCTTTTATCTGCTCTAAACGTCACAATCGAGTG
Proteins encoded in this region:
- the snrnp35 gene encoding U11/U12 small nuclear ribonucleoprotein 35 kDa protein encodes the protein MMSEWSPVAKVYDPLKAGSIDGTDVEPHDKAVWRAMMARYQPNKGVTGDPLLTLFVARLNPQTSEDKLQEVFSKFGDIRRVRLVRDIVTGFSKRYAFIEYKEERSVKRAWRDASKLVVDQYELFVDFEQERTLQGWIPRRLGGGQGGKKESGQLRFGGRDRPFRKPINLTSMMPQNRSADRWDPSSGREERQRDQEQDREHGRWRERRSDWDRGSDRGYHKEKRDSRHQRNRSRERDSSRRQRDSYRDRE
- the kmt5aa gene encoding N-lysine methyltransferase KMT5A-A; translation: MNGDVICNGRSPFHRLLQHSSSKSQHHEAISVKLIQDGKTSRLFCTQNEPQKHGDPRRGSTVNGEFILPKMAVNEELQHSVHRAEEQTHQLHCTASYIHASSDITSSSQRKRACRKVKVKKSAKRIADTKSPQNRKVTDYYPIRRSSRKSKSELKCEEKRHIDMLITNGIENGMMVRYIEGKGRGVFATQTFQKGQYVVEYHGDLLQITDAKKREALYAQDPTTGCYMYYFQYLSKTYCVDATKESDRLGRLINHSKNGNCQTKLHDINGIPHLILVASRDIQEGEELLYDYGDRSKASIEAHPWLKH